The DNA window AGAGAACAGGCACCGGGGGCATGAGGAGACTCAGGCGGCAAGCTGCTTTCGAACTATCTGTGCAAGATGGCCACACCGACACTGACAGTCACGGAAAGACTAGTGAGAGTGGCATTTCACCCTCAGGACTGGAAATGGAAAACTACCATTCTGTGGTGCCTAGTATGAGCCATCAGAGGCATGCAATGGAACTGGCAACGCGCAAGCGTCGGAAGGAAAAAAGGGAAGAGGAGGATTTGTCAAGTCAGTATGAAGGCCATCATGAACAGTGTGAAGACATGTTTGATTCAAGCAAGGACTATGATGTAAAACAAGGTGCAGTGGGCATTATGGCTTTAGGAAAAGTCCATTCACAGATGGACAGGTGTGACATGGACATATCAGTGTGCCCTGAAATGTCTGCTCGAAAAACCTTAGGGAATGTAATTTCAGTTATCCAGCACACAAACTCAATAAACAGGCCTTACTCTGAACATTCAGAATCTTACAAATATCATGGGCAGAGACGGGAAATAATTTCTTCATTTCAAGCTATGGACGCAACTGAATCATATGAGATGGAACGAAGTGACAGTAGATTAAGGCAGCCAGTTCAACTGGGGCCGAAACTCGTGCGGCAGTCTAACATACAAGTCCCAGAAATTAGAGTCACAGTAGAGCCTGACAGCCCAGACAAGGCTCCTGAGGTGCAGGTAAAGGAGCCAGAGAAGCATGTGGAGGAGTTTCAGTGGCCTCAAAGGAGTGAAACTTTGGCACAATTCCCTCCAGAAAAGCTCCCTCCAAAGAAGAAAAGGCTACGCTTAGCTGATATTGAGCACTCCTCTGGTGAATCTAGCTTTGAGTCTGCCTGCACTAGCCTCTCCCGCAGCCCCAGTCAAGACAGCAACTTATCTTATAGCTCCACCTTATCATTTGACAGGGAAGAGAGCTTGAAGTCAGTCTCTCCAGCCAGGCAGGATGAATTTGGCAAGCCACTAGAATTCTTAGCTGTGCCAGGGAGTGGGCACTCCCTCTCAGTGCTTAACCAGCGTCAACAACATGAAATGAGACGCTCCTCCTCAGAGCAGGCGCCATGTAACTTGCgcaaggagttcccagaggtgcgcAGCGTATCATTTGACTATGGCAGTCTTTCTCCAACATCCAAAGTTAGACACGTGGACATTAGCTctgtgaaagagagaaggaggggaAACTTAGTGCGACAGGAGTCACTGAATATGGATACTGAAGTAACACAAGTCTCATCGCAAGTGTTTCCACAGTACCTCAGCAGCATCTCCCCTCCATTCACTGCCGCCACTGTCCTGCCACATACTTTGCCAATATTTTCAACTGGGAATACATTTCCTCAGCTTGCACATCCGAGCCTGATGGTTCCCGTAAGAATTCAGACTCATGTACCATCCTATGGCAGTATCACATACACCTCAGTATCACAGATTTTTGACTATCAGTATGACAGTGTTAGCGCCACCCTTCAGAGTCAGAGCTCAAGACTGCCTGGAAATCTCGATTCTCATAATGTATCAGCTTATACAAAACTACCTACAACACACACCATCAGTGTTGAGGCCCTTGATTTGTCATCAGCCAAGCTCAAGACAGgcatccctctctctctgaccTCCAGAACTATCTCAACCACTAATGCCTCCAGTGGTGGTGCAAACAAACGGATGCTATCCCCTGCCAGCAGCCTGGACCTATTCATGGAGGTCAAGCAGCAGAAGCGTGTGAAAGAGGAGAGAATGTTTGGGCAGATTGTAGAGGAGCTCAGTGCTGTGGAGTTGGGAAAATGTAATTTGAGTGAAGAGAAGGGGCACAGGTCAGGGATGCAGGGTGCACCAACACCTCAGGCTCAGAATGACTCACACAGGAGTAAATTTATCACACTTCAGCAAAAAGAGACCGAGGCCACTGACCATGGCGCGGAGTCAGTTATGGAAAGCAGCTCGCTGGATACAAGCTCGCCTCCTTATGCCGTGATATCAGTCAGTGAAGTGAAAGAAGCTGGCATGGAGAAACGAGTGCAGATGGATATAGTGGCACAGCTGGTAACCAGTCAAGACATCCTGATGTCAGACTCCGAGAATTCAAGGCTGTTATCTCAGTTTCCAAGTCTTCGCACGACAACAGGTGTGAGCTGGTGTTATCTCAACTACACCACGCCAAGCTGCTCTCACAGCACCGCCCCTTTCTCCTCTGTGTACGCCACCTGGCGTGTGAGTTCCCATAACCCGAACCCTCTTGAACTGAGTACCAGCACTGCTCTGGCTCTGCTGCAGTCCAGACAGAGGGGAGACAAGGTTATATACACCATGGCTGCCATGTGCCAGCCTGGTACAGGGAAGCTGGTTTCATCACTCATCCTGTGGAGGCAGACCATAGAACAGGTAAGAAAATGATCCCATCTCTGGTTCAAAAGCATACTGGTATTTTAAACACCTGTTgagatattttaatttaaagccCTATTTATGGTATATTTAATAACTGTTACTAATATCAGTAGTCACTAATATCATCAGGAATAATTATCACAAGATCACTGTTTAAAATGCAGAAAGTTTTAAGGACCTTATTACCCAGAATTTGGCAAACTGCACGCTTCAATCAACTGGCAGAAGGTTTCCTTGGAAAGAGCCTGGAGCGAGCATTTGCCTGCTGCTGATAATGATATTTAACTTTGAATCACCAAATGGTCTagattataatatatatatatatatatatatatatatatatatatatatatatatatatatatatatatatatatatatatatatatatatatatatgtcttgGAGATGAAAATACCAGACACTAAAATTATATTCAGGTAAGAAGTCTAAGTCTTGGAACTGGGATGCTTTTCTCCACTGTGCTCAGTTTAAATGGATAAAAAGGACAAACTTTGACATTTAGATCAGGATTACCTGTGCTGGGTTTTTCCCCAGCAGTAGCATAGTTCCTGTTTGCAAAACATGCTGTGTAATGCCGTGTGTGACATACAATATTGGTGGGATCGCTTTACACTGTCGATACTGTGTCCACTTAAAAGGATGTTAACACAATGTTTGTTCTTCTGATTCAGCTGCAGAGGAAACCGGAGCCCAAAGAGGTGGACGTCACCTACGGGAAGAAGGTGAAAGACATCAGCTGCAGAGTGAAAACTGCCAAGGAAGAgtggaaagagagggaagcTGCCACAACCCAAACTGTGCCAACACGAATTAAGAGCTTTGAAGGAGGGTCAGTCAAGATATTATTGCACTTGTCACTTCTGCTGACCGCATATACAGCAGATATATTAGAATGCTAGTATGTGCACTCTCTGTTGGCCCATGCGCTTTTCTCTATTTAtgactgtgcttttttttatgcatttcttcATTAGAAATAAAATCTCTCTTTCAGGTACAAGTCTAATGAAGACTATGTGTATGTCAGAGGTCGGGGTCGGGGTAAATACATTTGTGAGGAGTGTGGTATCCGCTGTAAGAAGCCGAGCATGCTAAAGAAACACATTCGGACCCATACAGACGTGCGACCGTATATCTGCAGGGTTTGCAACTTTGCTTTTAAAACTAAAGGTGAGCATTTTTTAATCTTAAAGACTAATGAGTTGTAGCAGCTGTAGTAGTGATAAGAAAAGTCATCAGATTCAtggtttttaaagaaatatatctGAAATAAGTTCAGATGTTCCTGGTTTTATTTCAACAAATTTGCCTTTCTTCCACAGGAAACCTAACTAAACACATGAAGTCAAAGGCACACATGAAGAAGTGCCTTGAACTGGGAGTGTCAGTGACAATGGATGAGACAGAGATACAGGAACATGGTAAGACTGGGTTGTGTGTAAATGTTGTACATGTGCCCAGCTGTCATTGTGTAACAAATCCAACTAAACAAATGTGTTTCTCATTTCAAGTGGATGACATCCAACAAAAGTCCAAGACAGAGGTGGCTGTGACAACCAAACATCAGTTCTCAGACGCTGAGGACTCTGATGGCATGGATGAAGAAGTTGACGAAATCGATGAAGATGACGATGAGGACGATGAATATGAGGGCGATACCACCCCAAAGTTGCGTTCAAGAAGCACGAGTCCTCAGCCGTGTGCCGTTACCTCTCTGTCAGTTACAGCTACCGCTGCCATCCACGGCTGCTCTCTTGCATCTCTGCCAGGAGTTGATGTCAGTCAACAACCCTCCGGCAGGCGTACAGGCTCAGATCATCGACCTGTCCTCGCAAATGACCAGAGAGAGAAATCCGTGGATGAAGACTCCCTGACTATGCTGTCTCCAGATCAGAGCAGCTTCCTTTTTGACCCTTACTCTTCTTGTCTACTCTCTCCTGGCTGGGAGTCTCCCATCAGGGAGCCCTCTCCTTCACGTCTACGTTACCCGTCCCCAAGGAGAGAACTTTCGCCGCGTGGTCGCTCCTCTCCCAGATGGGATACCTCTCCATTGAGGCCTGGTTCACCCAGCTTCACACCCATACAGCATCCCTCCCCGGTTTCAATTGAACAATCCATGTCTCCTGGAATAGAACTTGCTGGAAAGCGGGACTCCTCAgtcagaggcagacagagggtTGTGTTGAGGGCCGTTTCACCACGCAGAGGCTCACACCAACATAAAGGCAGCGGTGATAAAACCAGACACCAAGCAAAGATGGAGATGGCTCAGCAACAAGGAGCCTTTGAAATGGAAATGGTAAGTAGCACAATGTGTCCTCCAGCCAGTTCAATTGTAACACTAACAAAGAGCTTTTAAGGTCACTTTGTTAACCTGTTCATGTGTAAAGCATAGTATCTAAAAACTATTTTGATAAACTCTGATGAAATTGAATACATGTAGTTGGACCATGGGCACAAAAAATGTTTGgtgcaaaaaccaaaaaaaatacttgacgaattttctgaaattttattttgt is part of the Archocentrus centrarchus isolate MPI-CPG fArcCen1 chromosome 22, fArcCen1, whole genome shotgun sequence genome and encodes:
- the hivep2b gene encoding human immunodeficiency virus type I enhancer-binding protein 2 homolog; translation: MESLETTAGVKSSTEGQDRNVAQKKCTSEAAQTRRRPPVESEGKGWHQQGAETQSKDSCGFKEMSDSGKSLQLEDQHSQTQSTSHQDYEVSSHPLQSTKQFSSGRQKVSTQSPGPASHRKSPSSPEVQQQCSHSGMDLLSETACKVEQKPQKPGKYVCDYCGRACAKPSVLKKHIRSHTGERPYPCVPCGFSFKTKSNLYKHRKSHAHSVKAGTVPFSELGSYNANTDQGSFEGEGELFSDAEQSTDTDEDTLNDPLLLLDSPMEGSDNTAVKVLNLIAQKKGATSVSAQDGSSQSQEINAPSAAAEASRAIQSSTIKQRLALRLSEKRSSDSDHNLSLPSQSSKGSTDSGYFSRSESAEHQTGPPNTNAKSYQEIMFGKCYRPSPKQATAFVACSTDSSEYTNKRSEKGISRVFTQEKDTVESIKINTKSFTREEVKEPLLDAGSDVGPLIRSNSMPTSSAVCLTMPQALRGSHSFDERTGTGGMRRLRRQAAFELSVQDGHTDTDSHGKTSESGISPSGLEMENYHSVVPSMSHQRHAMELATRKRRKEKREEEDLSSQYEGHHEQCEDMFDSSKDYDVKQGAVGIMALGKVHSQMDRCDMDISVCPEMSARKTLGNVISVIQHTNSINRPYSEHSESYKYHGQRREIISSFQAMDATESYEMERSDSRLRQPVQLGPKLVRQSNIQVPEIRVTVEPDSPDKAPEVQVKEPEKHVEEFQWPQRSETLAQFPPEKLPPKKKRLRLADIEHSSGESSFESACTSLSRSPSQDSNLSYSSTLSFDREESLKSVSPARQDEFGKPLEFLAVPGSGHSLSVLNQRQQHEMRRSSSEQAPCNLRKEFPEVRSVSFDYGSLSPTSKVRHVDISSVKERRRGNLVRQESLNMDTEVTQVSSQVFPQYLSSISPPFTAATVLPHTLPIFSTGNTFPQLAHPSLMVPVRIQTHVPSYGSITYTSVSQIFDYQYDSVSATLQSQSSRLPGNLDSHNVSAYTKLPTTHTISVEALDLSSAKLKTGIPLSLTSRTISTTNASSGGANKRMLSPASSLDLFMEVKQQKRVKEERMFGQIVEELSAVELGKCNLSEEKGHRSGMQGAPTPQAQNDSHRSKFITLQQKETEATDHGAESVMESSSLDTSSPPYAVISVSEVKEAGMEKRVQMDIVAQLVTSQDILMSDSENSRLLSQFPSLRTTTGVSWCYLNYTTPSCSHSTAPFSSVYATWRVSSHNPNPLELSTSTALALLQSRQRGDKVIYTMAAMCQPGTGKLVSSLILWRQTIEQLQRKPEPKEVDVTYGKKVKDISCRVKTAKEEWKEREAATTQTVPTRIKSFEGGYKSNEDYVYVRGRGRGKYICEECGIRCKKPSMLKKHIRTHTDVRPYICRVCNFAFKTKGNLTKHMKSKAHMKKCLELGVSVTMDETEIQEHVDDIQQKSKTEVAVTTKHQFSDAEDSDGMDEEVDEIDEDDDEDDEYEGDTTPKLRSRSTSPQPCAVTSLSVTATAAIHGCSLASLPGVDVSQQPSGRRTGSDHRPVLANDQREKSVDEDSLTMLSPDQSSFLFDPYSSCLLSPGWESPIREPSPSRLRYPSPRRELSPRGRSSPRWDTSPLRPGSPSFTPIQHPSPVSIEQSMSPGIELAGKRDSSVRGRQRVVLRAVSPRRGSHQHKGSGDKTRHQAKMEMAQQQGAFEMEMDQRSSLASNLPGAASSHHQNILSHLPLHSQQQAHSLLPVVPVGGLQILHSPPSSSTDVIPSVAPSPQSSEGRCCSSREGSVLGPETEGEDIRGHGQLSSHDAAQVAAQEKSLDPEVGDSRQEENVQTCLKAIASLKITTEDPH